A stretch of Phoenix dactylifera cultivar Barhee BC4 chromosome 16, palm_55x_up_171113_PBpolish2nd_filt_p, whole genome shotgun sequence DNA encodes these proteins:
- the LOC103697402 gene encoding protein NUCLEAR FUSION DEFECTIVE 4-like, translated as MGPGGFRPRSKWAALAASAWIQCAAGASYCFGVYSPLLKASQGYDQSTLDSVAFFKDVGANVGVLSGILYSAFPGRPWTVLAAGAVQCLAGYLLMWLSVAGVLPRPPPLLMCLYMLLAAHAQTFFNTADVVTAVENFPDSRGTVIGIMKGFLGLSGAILIQIYRALFDGKPSSFLLMLALLPTLLTLLLMFFVEVHKTNGGRDKKFLDVFSLIALTIAGYLMLVIIGERIMTVGSEARILIFLMLLLLLMSPLIIVVKAQTKELKIPAEASCDARIRLIEDINSLQVIEERKYSQPAAERSCMKHDHVGPDEISCDNGHERYNEEKFLLPMGENLNLLQAIWTYDFWLLFLAMACGMGSGLATVNNISQIGGSLGYTSMETSTLVSLWSIWNFLGRFGAGYISDYFLRLRGCARPLFIAATLAIMSVGHVTISSGFPGSLHVGSVLIGVCYGSQWALMPSITSEIFGLRHFGTIFNTVAIASPFGSYILSVRVVGYIYDMESSSSSTGVQECMGRHCFMLSFLIMASVSVFGFAVALALFYRTRRFYKQVVYARLQTSFVE; from the exons ATGGGGCCTGGTGGTTTCCGTCCGCGGAGCAAGTGGGCGGCGCTGGCGGCGAGCGCCTGGATCCAGTGCGCCGCCGGTGCGTCCTACTGCTTCGGCGTATACTCACCTCTCCTCAAGGCGAGCCAGGGCTACGACCAGTCCACCCTCGACTCCGTCGCCTTCTTCAAGGACGTCGGCGCCAACGTCGGCGTCCTCTCCGGCATCCTCTACTCCGCCTTCCCCGGCCGCCCCTGGACCGTCCTCGCCGCAGGCGCCGTCCAGTGCCTCGCCGGATACCTCCTCATGTGGCTCTCCGTCGCCGGCGTCCTCCCCcggccccctcccctcctcatGTGCCTGTATATGCTGCTCGCCGCTCACGCCCAGACCTTCTTCAACACCGCCGATGTCGTCACCGCCGTCGAGAACTTCCCCGATAGCCGGGGCACCGTCATCGGCATCATGAAG GGGTTTCTGGGCCTAAGTGGTGCAATACTTATTCAGATATATAGGGCATTGTTCGACGGCAAACCAAGCTCCTTCCTTCTAATGCTTGCACTGTTGCCCACTCTCCTAACATTGCTGCTTATGTTTTTCGTAGAAGTTCATAAGACAAATGGAGGACGTGACAAGAAATTTCTTGATGTTTTCTCACTCATTGCTTTAACCATTGCTGGTTATCTTATGCTCGTTATAATAGGGGAACGTATTATGACTGTGGGATCGGAAGCCCGCATTCTGATATTTCTAATGCTTCTGCTGTTGCTCATGTCTCCACTAATCATCGTAGTAAAAGCCCAGACAAAGGAATTGAAGATACCGGCAGAAGCTTCTTGTGATGCTAGGATCCGATTGATAGAGGATATCAATTCATTGCAAGTTATAGAAGAGCGAAAGTACAGCCAACCAGCAGCTGAAAGAAGCTGCATGAAGCATGATCATGTTGGACCTGATGAAATTTCATGTGATAATGGGCATGAAAGATACAACGAGGAAAAGTTTCTGCTGCCAATGGGAGAAAACTTGAATCTACTGCAGGCCATATGGACATATGACTTCTGGTTATTGTTTCTAGCCATGGCATGTGGTATGGGTTCAGGGTTGGCAACAGTAAATAATATCAGTCAAATCGGAGGTTCTCTAGGTTACACGAGCATGGAAACAAGTACCTTAGTTTCTCTATGGAGTATATGGAATTTTCTGGGTCGTTTTGGTGCTGGTTACATCTCGGATTACTTCCTTCGGCTGAGAGGCTGTGCAAGGCCCCTGTTTATAGCTGCAACACTTGCAATCATGAGTGTCGGTCATGTAACAATATCTTCTGGCTTTCCTGGTTCTCTACATGTGGGTTCTGTGCTGATTGGTGTGTGTTATGGTTCACAATGGGCATTGATGCCCAGCATCACTTCAGAGATATTTGGGTTAAGGCATTTTGGCACCATATTTAACACTGTTGCCATTGCAAGCCCCTTTGGCTCTTACATCCTCTCTGTAAGAGTGGTGGGATACATATATGACATGGAATCATCGTCATCATCGACAGGTGTACAAGAGTGCATGGGTAGACATTGCTTCATGCTATCATTTCTGATTATGGCATCCGTTAGCGTTTTTGGTTTTGCTGTTGCCTTGGCATTGTTCTATAGGACTAGGAGGTTTTACAAGCAGGTTGTATATGCAAGACTACAAACTTCTTTTGTAGAATGA